CGCCACGAACGTGCCCGGCATCGAGATCACCGAGCATCTGCCGCGACTGGCGCGCATGGCCGATCGCTACGCGATTCTGCGTTCGCTCTCGCACGGCGACAGCGCTCACGGCTCGGCGTCGCACACGATGCTCACGGGCCGTCGCCCGCGCAACCTGGGCGAAGTGCCGCCGCGCGAAGACGACTATCCGCACTACGGCGCGGTGCTGAGCCGCTTGCAGCCCACTGCGCCGGGCGTGGCGCCGTTCGTGGCCTATCCGTGGAAGATCGCCACGAGCACCAACGTCGTTCCCGGCCAGACAGGCGGTTTCTTGGGCGCGTCGCTCGACCCGTGGAGCGTGGCCCCCGGCCAGCAAAGCGGGCGCGTGTTCGAGGTTCCACTGGCGGCGCTGCCCGAGGGTGTTTCCCCGGCCCGGTTGTCGCGGCGCCGCGACTTGATCGATCAGATGGCCGGCGCCGAAGCGACGTGGGGCGGCGATTTCGCGACGATCCAACAGCGGGCGTTCGACCTGTTGCTCGAGCCCCGTTTTCTCGACGCGTTTCGCGTCGAGCAGGAGCCGGCCCCGCTACGCGAGCGCTATGGCCAGAACCTGTTCGGGCAGAGCCTGCTGCTGGCGCGGCGGCTGGTCGAAGCCGGCGTGCGGACGACGGTCGTCTATTGGCCCGATCGCTCCGAGCCCGAGGCCTTCAACAACAACGGCACGATCGACAAGGTGGCCGTGGCCGCCTGGGACACGCACGGCTACCACGTCGGCAACACGCCGAATTTCCCGCGCCTCAAGGACCATAATCTTCCGCCGCTCGACCTGGGGCTTTCGGCACTGCTCGAAGACCTCGCCGCGCGCGGCCTGTACGACGAGACGCTCGTTGCGGTGACCGGCGAATTCGGTCGTTCGCCCAAGATCAATGGCGATGGCGGACGCGACCATTACGGCAACGTGTTTTCGGCCCTGCTGTGCGGCGGCGGCATTCGTGGTGGTCAGGTGTACGGCGCCTCGGACGCGATTGGCGCCTACCCGGCCGAACGGCCGGTCTCGGCCGGCGACTTTGCCGCCACGCTGTATCACGCCCTGGGAATCCGGCCGGAGACCGAGGTGTACGATCGCTTGGGGCGGCCGCAGCGCGTCGCGGACGGCGCGCCGGTCGTCGACTTGTTCTGAACCCAGGCGGCCCCCGGTCGCGCAGCCAAGTCACGGCATGCTGGCCGGTTGCGAGGCGCGCTGCGCACGCTGCAAATATTCCTCGGCTGCGGCGGCATTGCCGAGCTGCGTCTGCGCCGTGACGATGCCGAGGATGGCGTCGACCCGATCGGGCTCGAGGGCCAGCGCCTGCTCGAAGTAGTCGATCGCCTGTTGCCAATCGCCATCGGCCAGGCACCACGTTCCGCAATATTGGTAGACCGGCGCGGTACGCAGTTTGAGCTCACGCCCGCGAACGCGATCGACGCGGGCACGCTGCTCGGCCGGCTTCGGGATGAACAGCAGCTTGCCCGCCCACGGCAAGTTGGTGCTCGCCGTCGGCTCGCCAAAGCGCCGGATGAATTCGGCCTCGTCGCCCGGCGCCAGGCGGTCGACGTGCAGCACCAGCCCACAGAAATCATTCAGCTCGTAGAACTCGGTGAAGAACTCCCATTGCGTGGCGTCGAACGATCGCTGCTGGTGGTTGGGTTGATAAATCACCTTGCGGGCCGGCATCAGGAGTTGATCCCAACCGGCCTCGAGGTAGGACCTGACCTGGGTCGGCAGCAGTCGCCCGAAATAATGCCCCATGGCCTGCTTGCCATGAAACCGGCGATAGGTCGAGAAGGTGGCGTCGGTCGCGTAGAAGGAGTTGAGCGTGGCCCAGGTGCCGCTGCCGCCGGTGATGCAGAACGGCCAATCGAGCACTGCCTCGCCCGGCGATTGACGGACGACGTCCATGAACTCGTAGAACTCGGGTCCCACGCTCGGTTGTCGCGACCATTCGCTGGACAATCGGTGCCCGACGACGAACTCCACGCCGCCCAACGCGAGTAGCGCGGCCGCAATTCCCCAATGGCCAATCGTGCGGGGCCAGCTCCAGCGCCAACCCAACGCGCAAACGAGTAGCATCGCCGGGTAGAGCGACGTGGCACGGCCGCAGATCCGCGTGAACTGCATCCAGGGCAACAGCTTGAGCGCCTGGAAATAAGGCGAAAACGTCAAGCACAACAGCAGCAGCGCGAGCGTTGGGGCATACACCACCAGCCAACGGCGATCGCGCCACAGTCCCGCACCGGCCAGGATCAAGAACAGCCATCCAACCGAGCCCATTCCCGGCTGCTCGGGATTGTCGCGAAAGATCAGGTGCGGCTCCCGCGGGTTCCAGTGCGGAAAGTACGGCAGCGCGATCCGTGCCAGGTGCACCGGATCGAGCACGATCGTGCGCAAGTCGGCCAACACTTGTTGGTCGGCGTGATGTGGGAAATTCGACGATTCGTACGCGAGCTGCGCCGCGAGGGGGACGTAAAAATAGATGCCTTTGAGCGTCACGATGCCAACCACGAGCATCGCCAGCGACGGCCGCCGCAGCCCGCCCACCAGGCCGGCCAGCGCCGCGCGCGCCGTGGACCGCGCGGCGGCGCCCCTCACGAATTGCGCGACGAGCCAGCCGACGATCCAGGCTCCATGCACGCCCAACGACAGCAAGCTGGTCGCGGCCGTGTAAGCCAGATCGTGCCCCAGCGCCAACAGGGTGAGCATGGCCCGCAGTGCCAACAGCGGCGCCGAGAGCCGTCCTTCGACGAGCGCGGCACGGACGAACAGGTGATCGACCACGATGGCCAGAGTCGCCCAATGGCACGCGGCATAGCAAATGTGGTCGGGATACTTCAGAAACAGGTAGAAATTGGCGAACGACACGAGGAAGCCGAACACCACGGCCTGCAGCCAACCGACTCGCTGCCGGGCCAGCAGGTACATGCCGGCTGCCCCGATGAACAACCCGGCCAGCCAATGCCACTTGATCCAGGGGCCCGGCCCCACCCACTGCCAGAGGAAGCCCACCAGGTAGTCGCGTTCGAACGCCCAGGTCTCGAACACGTGCTTGACGCCATAGGGATAGAACACGTCGTTGGAGAACAACTGCATCTGCGGCCAGGGGGCGAACCGCAAGTGTTGGGCGAAATGCACGCTGGCGTATTCGAACTGGTTGGTGTCGCCCCCACCGACCAGCGGCATCAGCGGGTCGCCCACGAAAATCACCGCGACGACGAATGTCGCCAGCGCATAGAGCAACGCCGCGGCGGCTGCCTCGCTAACACGGCGGGCCCACGAGGGCGACATGCACGATTCCGATCGGGCGACGAAGACTTGCTCTACGAGGTGTCAATCTTAGCAAGCCGGCCGCGCGGGGTTCATCAGGCCGGCCAGGAGCAGGTCGCAGGCCTGATCGGCCCGGGTCACGAGGTCGGCGAGCCGCCCCTCGGTGCGGCTGGCGAACAGCAGGCCGTACATCATGTAGGCGAATGCATTCACCGCAAACACGGGATCGATCTCGCGAAACTGGCCCGCCGCAATGCCCCGCCGCACCACTTCGGCAAAGTAACCATTGTTTTCCGAGCGATAGAGCAAATGTGTGCGGGCCGGCGCCGTCGGGTTTGCCGCGCGTTCCTGCGCCGAGAGGTCCAGCACCTCGGGATGCTTCTGGCAATACCGGGCCAAGGCCCGAAACGAGGTCCGAATGATGGCCACGGGATCGTCGAGACAAGCGATCGTCTCGAACACGTGCTCGACCAGTCCGGCAAAGGCCGCAGCAACCGCCGCTCGAAACAACTCTTCCTTGTTGGCGAAATAGCGGTACAGCGTGCCCTTGGCCACCCCCGCGGCCGCCCCGATGGCATCCATCTCCGTACCGGCGTAGCCCCGCTCGGCGAACAGCCGGACGGCCTCGCGCAGAATGGCGTCTCGCTTGGCGGTGGGTGCGGCGGTACTCATCGCATGCCTCGTCGAGAATGACTTGCTAGTCATATCCTAGCGTACTCGTCGTACGGCTGTAGATGTGCGGAAAATCTCAGAATAAATCCAGGAATATACCCCAAATGCTTTTCTCGCTTGCTACGAAGCCAGACACTGGCTATTGTGCTGACTGACTGGTCAGTCAGTCTGAATGTCTCCCTGCTTCGATTTTGGAATCGAGAGGTCTGCCATGCTGCGGTGCTTGTTGAAACTCCTGCCTCGGTTGCTGATTCTGGGCATGGTCCCCGGTCTCGCCCGTGCGGCCGAACGCGTGCCGATCCGCGACCTGGCGTTTCTGGACGTGCAGGGCCAAGTCATCCACCCGGCCGACAACAACACCGCCCGGGCCGTAGTCTTGGTGTTCCTTTCGCCCGAGTGCCCGATCTGCAATCAGTACACCCCCGAGCTGAACCATCTGCGCGAGGCCTATCCTCCGGCGGTGGAGATTTACGGCGTGGTTGCCGACCCATCGCTGCGCCGTGCGGCGATCGCCCGGCACGCCGCGGAGTACAAACTGAGCTTTCCGCTGGTGGTCGATACGACGGGCGAACTGGCGGCCGCCTGCCGGCCGACGCATGTGCCCGAGGCCTTCGTGCTCACCCCGCGCGGCGAAATGGCGTACCGCGGGCGGATCGACGACCAGTATGCCGCGCCCGGCCGGCGCAATGCGCAAGTGAGTCATCGCGAGCTGGCCGACGCGATCGACGCAGTGCTGGCGGGCCGTGCGCCCGCCGTGGCGCAGACCGATCCGATCGGGTGCCGTTTCGAGTCGGCGCGCGTCGAGCGTCCGGTCACCTACGCGCGTGAGATCGCGCCGATTTTGCATGCCCGTTGTGCGCAGTGCCATCGGCCCGGCGAGGTCGCGCCGTTTTCGTTGTTGACCTACCAAGATGCCGCGAAACGGGCCGAGTTTATCAGCCAACTCACGCAGGAGCGGCGAATGCCTCCGTGGTTGGCGCGGCCCGGGCAGGTCGAGTTTCTGCACGCGCGCCGGCTGACCGATCGCGAGCTCGAATTGCTCGAGGCCTGGGCCAAGGCCGGCGCGCCCGAGGGCGATGCAGAAGACGCCCCGCCTGTGCCGGAGTTCTCGACCGGCTGGCCCTTGGGCGAGCCCGATCTGGTGCTGACGATGCCTGAGCCCTTCGAGGTGCCGGCCGAAGCGGCAGATATTTTCCGGTTTTTCGTGATTCCGATCGATCTGCCGGAGGACAAGGTCGTGGCCGCGGTCGATTTCCGGCCCGGCAACCCGAAGGTCGTGCATCACGCGATTCTGTATCTCGACGCCAGCGGCGTTGCGCGGCAGCTCGATGCGAACGATCCCCAGCCCGGCTACGAAGGCTTTCTGACCGGCGGCTTTCGTCCTAGCGGTTCGCTCGGCTTCTGGGCGCCGGGCTACTCGCCACGGTTCTTGCCGCCTGGTGTCGGTCAGCGATTGTCCCAGGGCAGCGATCTGGCGATGCAATTGCACTACCACCCTTCTGGCAAGGCCGAGACCGACCAGTCGCAGGTGGCGATTTATTTTGCCAAGCAGCCGGTCGAGCGTTACTTGAGCGGGGTGGCGATCGTCGACTTCGACGTGAACATCCCGCCGGGCGAGGCGCGGCACAAGATGGAACACTCGTTCACGACGCCCGTGCCGCTCGAGGTGCTCGACGTCACGCCGCACATGCACGTGCTCGGCACCGAAATGCGGCTCACGGCCACGTTGCCCGACGGCCAAACGCAACCGCTGGTATGGGTCGATTGGAACTTCAACTGGCAGGAGCAATACACCTATGCCGAGCCGGTACACCTGCCCGCCGGCACTCGGCTGGATCTCGAAGCGTGGTTCGACAACTCGTCGGGCAACCCGTACAACCCCAATCAACCGCCGCAACGGATCGTCTTCGGCGAAGAGACCAACGACGAGATGAGCATCTGCGCGCTGCGGGTGCTGGAATCGACCGACCCGGCCGAGAAAAAGTTGCTCCGGCAAGCGCTCAGCCGCAACATGCAGCAGCAATTGAACGATCCGCGCGTGATGCTCAACGTGATGCAGTTCATCTCTCGCGGCGGCGGCAGCGAAAAGAAAGACCCGGCCTCGCTGCTCAAGGCCCTCCGCGTCGACGAAGAATGAGCCGCCTGCACGGTTGTCCCGGATTAGCGACCGCGGCACAATATTTTTGCGCCGCGGGAGAATATTCGGGAGATCCCCGCGCTGTTGCGGCCATCTTACGCGGAAAGGACCGTACCATGAGCGCCCTGCGTCTGCCGGCGGTTGTCGTCGTCGTGTTGGCCCTGGCTGCATCGGCGCGCGCCGCGGAAGGCGACGTCCCGGAGGCGACCAAGCCCGGCGACCAGCAACCGGTCAAGACGCTCGGCATCCTGCTCTACAAAGGCTTTGAGCTGCTCGACGTTTATGGGCCTGCCGAGGTGTTCGGCACGCAACGCAACCGCCTGCGGGTCGTAATGGTGGCCGAACAGGCCGGGCCGGTCGAATCGACTCAGGGGCCCAAGTCGGTGGCCGACTATGGTTTCGCCGACTGTCCGAAACTCGACTACCTGCTCGTGCCCGGCGGGTTCGGAACGATCCCGCAACTGAAGAACGACGTGCTGCTCGCCTGGCTGCGCGAGCGGGCGGGCGAGGCCGAGATCATGATGAGCGTCTGCAGCGGCTCGGCCCTGCTGGCCAAGGCGGGCCTGCTCGACGGCAAGCGGGCCACCTCGAACAAGCAGTATTTCCAGATGGCGGTCGCGCAAAGCGATCAGGTCGAGTGGGTCAAACAGGCCCGCTGGGTCGATGCGGGCGATCGGGTCACGTCGTCGGGCGTATCGGCCGGCATCGACATGGCGCTGCACGTCGTCGCGCGGCTCTACGGTGAAGAGACCGCCGAGCGCGTGGCCGACGGCATCGAGCACACCTGGAACCGTGACCCGGATAACGACCCGTTCGCCAAATTTGCCAAGTAGACACACGGCGTCCTGCAAAGGACGCGAGCGATGGACTATTACCACATCTGGTGCGACCTGCGCGAAGGCGCCAGCGATATCGAGCTGGCCACGGCCCTGGCCGAGTACTTGAATCACTTGCGCGATCAGGGAGCGATCGTCGGCTGGGGCCTGCGCCGGCGCAAGCTCGGCTTTGGGCCCGACGCGCTGGGCGAGTTTCATGTCGAGATCGCAGTGCGCGACCTGGCGCAGCTCGAAGCGGCCTTCCAGCAGGTCGTGCCCCGTCGCGGCGAAATCGAACGGCTGCACGCGGCGGTCTACGCGCGAATCGTCAATTCTCGCTTCGCCTTGGAGCGAGATTTTCCCGACGCGGGTCGCCGCACGGTCTGAGCCCGGGCTTTAACCCGTCGAAACGGCTGCCGCGCGCTCGACGTCCACGTGACGTCCATCGGTCGGGGCGACAGGCCGCGGCTGCTTGCGGCCGAAGAGCCGAGTCACCACGTAGTAGAACACCGGCGTGAGCAGCAGCCCGAACAGCGTGACCCCCAGCATGCCGGAGAACACGGCCAGGCCCAGGGCATAGCGCATCTCGGCGCCTGCGCCGGAGGCCAGCACCAGCGGCACGACGCCGAGGATGAACGCGAACGAGGTCATCAGAATCGGCCGCAATCGCAGCCGGCAGGCCTCGAGCGTCGCCTCCCGGGCCGTGGCCCCTTGTTCGTGCTTCTGCTTGGCGAACTCGACGATCAAGATGGCATTCTTGCTGGCGAGCCCGACCAGCACGACGAAACCGATCTGCGTGAAGATCACCACGTCGAGACCGCCGATGGCGATGCCGATCACGCTGCACAACAGCACCACGGGCACGACGAGAATCACGGCCAGCGGAAGCGACCAGCTTTCGTACTGCGCGGCCAGCACCAGGAAGACGAGCACTGTGGCGCCGGCAAAGACGAGCAACGCCGTGTTGCCGGCCAGAATCTGCAGATAGGTCAATTCGGTCCAGTCGTACCAGATGGCCTGCGGCAGCTCGCGCCGCGCCAGGGCGTCGATCGTGGCGATTCCCTCGCCGGTGCTCACGCCCGGCATGAGCGACCCGTTGATCGCCGCGGCGGGAAACATGTTGTAGCGCGTGATCATCACCGGGCCGCTGTCGTCGCGGACCTCGGCCAGCGTGCCCAGGGGGACCATCTCGCCGTTGGCGTTGCGGACCTTGAGCAGCCGCACGACCTCGGGCGAAAGCCGAAACGGCGCGTCGGCCTGCAGATTCACCTGCCAGGTGCGGCCGAAGCGGTTGAAGTCGTTGACGTAGTAGCCGCCGAGGAACACCTGAAGCGTGTTGAACACCTCGCCCAGGGGTACGCCGAGCGACTTGCACTTGGTGCGATCGACGTCGACGTAGAGCTGCGGCGTGTCGGCGCGAAAGGCGGTGAACATGCCGACCAGGCCGGGCTGTTGGTTGCCGGTGGCGATGAAATCATCGGTCACGGCTTGCAGCGTACCCAAGCCCAGGTCGCCGCGATCCTCGATCATCAATTTGTAGCCGCCGGCGTTGCCGAGCCCGTCGACGGGCGGCGCGCCGAACACAGCCACTTGGGCCTCGGCGATGTCGCGGAAAAACTGCGCACGCAGCCGCGCCGCTATGGCGTCGGCCGACAGCTCGGCGCCGTGGCGCTGGTGAAACTCGTCGAGAATGATGTAGGCCGAGCCGAAGTTCGAGCCGTTGGCCCCCAGCAAGATCGATTGTCCGGCCACGCCGATCGCATGCCGGACGCCGGGTGTCGCTCGGGCCAACTGGTCGACCCGCGCGAGCACGGCCTGCGTCCGTTCGAGCGAAGCCGCATCGGGCAACTGCACGTTGACGAGCAGGTAGCCCTTGTCCTGCATCGGTATAAAGCCGGTCGGAATGTGCGACAGGCTGTAGTAGGTCAGATACAGCAGCCCGCCGTAGAGCAACAGCACGATCAAGCTCGTGCGCAGGGCCAGGCCCACCACGCGGGCATAAAACCCGCTCGCCGCGCCGAACACGCCGTTGAAGATCTTGAAGAACCAGCCCAGCGCCAGGTTCAGCACCCATTCGAGCGGATCGCGCCGCGCCGTGGGTGGCTTGAGCAGCAAGGCCGACAGCGCCGGGCTGAGCGTCAGCGAGTTGACCATCGAGATCACCGTCGACACGGCGATCGTCACGGCGAACTGCCGGAAGAACTGGCCCGTGATGCCGCTGAGAAACGCGCTGGGAATGAACACGGCGCATAGCACCAGGGCCGTGGCGACGACCGGCCCGGTCACTTCACCCATCGCCTTCAGCGCGGCGTCGCGCGCCGACAGGCCGTGCTCGAGATGATGCTGCACCGCCTCGACCACCACGATGGCGTCGTCGACGACGATGCCGATCGCGAGCACCAGCCCGAACAGCGACAGATTGTTCAGGCTGAAGCCGAAGGCCGCCAGGGCGGCAAAGGTGCCGACGATCGACACCGGCACGGCGATCAGCGGAATGATCGTGGCCCGCCAGCTTTGCAAGAACACCAGCACGACGATCGCCACGAGCAGGATCGCGTCGCGCAGGGTCTTGAACACCTCGCGGATCGACTCGTCGATGAACGGCGTCGTGTCGTAGACGATCTGGTAGGCCAGTCCGCTGGGAAACCGTTCGGCGAGGTCGCGCATGGTCGCCTCGATCTCGTCGGCCACCTCCAGCGCGTTGGCCCCCGGCAATTGGAACACGGCCATGCCGACGCTCGGCTGGCCGTCGAGCGTGCAGGTGATGTCGCGGTTCTTCGCGGCCAGTTCGATCCGGCCCACGTCGGCCAGCCGCGTCACCTGTTGATCGGCGCCGGTCTTGAGGATGATCTGTTCGAACTGCTCGACCTCGGTCAACCGGCCGAGGGTGCTCATCGTGTACTGGAATTCCTGCCCGGCGGGCACCGGCTGCTGGCCGATCTGCCCCGCGGCGACCTGCACGTTTTGCTCGCGCAGGGCGTTGACCACGTCGCTGGCCGTGAGGTTGCGCGTGGCCAGCCGTTCGGGATCGAGCCAGACGCGCATGCTGAAGTCTTGCTGCCCGAGCAGGGTCACGTCGCCCACGCCGTTGAGCCGCGCAAGCTGATCGCGCAGGTAGACCGTGGCATAGTTGCTCAGCCGCAACTGGTCGTAGCTGCCGTCGGGCGAGACCAGGTTGACGACCAGCAGAATGTTCGGCGACTTCTTCTTGGTCGATACGCCCGTGGCCTTGACCACGTCGGGCAAGGTGGGCAGGGCCAGCGCCACGCGGTTTTGCACCAGCACCTGGGCCATGTCCAGGTTGGTGCCCAGCTTAAAGGTCACGGTCAACGCGTACGTGCCATCGTTGGTGCACTGCGAGGACATGTAGAGCATGTTCTCGACGCCGTTGACCTGCTGCTCGATCGGCGCGGCGACCGTGTCGGCGACGACCTTGGCACTCGCGCCGGGGTAGATGCAGGTCACCTGCACCGTGGGCGGCGTGATCTCCGGATACTGGGCGATCGGCAGCGTGTTGACCGCCACGGCGCCCAACAGCGTGATCACGATCGAGACGACCGCGGCGAAGATCGGCCGATCGATAAAGAACCGGGCCATTACCGCGGGCCCTCCCCCGCCACCGGGGCCTGGGTAGCCGCTGGGGAGGCCGTAGCACTGGGCGCTGCTTCGGCGGTCAGCGGCGCCGCCGTGCCGGCACTAGGCATCGGTACGGTCTGCGCCGCGACTTTCATGCCCGGCCGCACGCGCTGCAGCCCGACGACCACGACCCGGTCTCCGGCCGCGAGCCCCTGCTCGATCACGCGCAACTCGCCGTCGACCGCGCCGACCGTGAC
This genomic interval from Pirellulales bacterium contains the following:
- a CDS encoding TetR/AcrR family transcriptional regulator: MSTAAPTAKRDAILREAVRLFAERGYAGTEMDAIGAAAGVAKGTLYRYFANKEELFRAAVAAAFAGLVEHVFETIACLDDPVAIIRTSFRALARYCQKHPEVLDLSAQERAANPTAPARTHLLYRSENNGYFAEVVRRGIAAGQFREIDPVFAVNAFAYMMYGLLFASRTEGRLADLVTRADQACDLLLAGLMNPARPAC
- a CDS encoding DUF1501 domain-containing protein, encoding MFTIRGSSPDTRRAWSRRDVLRVGLAWGAGLAQFGAGAYSAAAPPDAGDLGQGFGRAKHLILVYLFGGPSHLDIWDMKPAAPTGIRGEFRPIATNVPGIEITEHLPRLARMADRYAILRSLSHGDSAHGSASHTMLTGRRPRNLGEVPPREDDYPHYGAVLSRLQPTAPGVAPFVAYPWKIATSTNVVPGQTGGFLGASLDPWSVAPGQQSGRVFEVPLAALPEGVSPARLSRRRDLIDQMAGAEATWGGDFATIQQRAFDLLLEPRFLDAFRVEQEPAPLRERYGQNLFGQSLLLARRLVEAGVRTTVVYWPDRSEPEAFNNNGTIDKVAVAAWDTHGYHVGNTPNFPRLKDHNLPPLDLGLSALLEDLAARGLYDETLVAVTGEFGRSPKINGDGGRDHYGNVFSALLCGGGIRGGQVYGASDAIGAYPAERPVSAGDFAATLYHALGIRPETEVYDRLGRPQRVADGAPVVDLF
- a CDS encoding multidrug efflux RND transporter permease subunit, translated to MARFFIDRPIFAAVVSIVITLLGAVAVNTLPIAQYPEITPPTVQVTCIYPGASAKVVADTVAAPIEQQVNGVENMLYMSSQCTNDGTYALTVTFKLGTNLDMAQVLVQNRVALALPTLPDVVKATGVSTKKKSPNILLVVNLVSPDGSYDQLRLSNYATVYLRDQLARLNGVGDVTLLGQQDFSMRVWLDPERLATRNLTASDVVNALREQNVQVAAGQIGQQPVPAGQEFQYTMSTLGRLTEVEQFEQIILKTGADQQVTRLADVGRIELAAKNRDITCTLDGQPSVGMAVFQLPGANALEVADEIEATMRDLAERFPSGLAYQIVYDTTPFIDESIREVFKTLRDAILLVAIVVLVFLQSWRATIIPLIAVPVSIVGTFAALAAFGFSLNNLSLFGLVLAIGIVVDDAIVVVEAVQHHLEHGLSARDAALKAMGEVTGPVVATALVLCAVFIPSAFLSGITGQFFRQFAVTIAVSTVISMVNSLTLSPALSALLLKPPTARRDPLEWVLNLALGWFFKIFNGVFGAASGFYARVVGLALRTSLIVLLLYGGLLYLTYYSLSHIPTGFIPMQDKGYLLVNVQLPDAASLERTQAVLARVDQLARATPGVRHAIGVAGQSILLGANGSNFGSAYIILDEFHQRHGAELSADAIAARLRAQFFRDIAEAQVAVFGAPPVDGLGNAGGYKLMIEDRGDLGLGTLQAVTDDFIATGNQQPGLVGMFTAFRADTPQLYVDVDRTKCKSLGVPLGEVFNTLQVFLGGYYVNDFNRFGRTWQVNLQADAPFRLSPEVVRLLKVRNANGEMVPLGTLAEVRDDSGPVMITRYNMFPAAAINGSLMPGVSTGEGIATIDALARRELPQAIWYDWTELTYLQILAGNTALLVFAGATVLVFLVLAAQYESWSLPLAVILVVPVVLLCSVIGIAIGGLDVVIFTQIGFVVLVGLASKNAILIVEFAKQKHEQGATAREATLEACRLRLRPILMTSFAFILGVVPLVLASGAGAEMRYALGLAVFSGMLGVTLFGLLLTPVFYYVVTRLFGRKQPRPVAPTDGRHVDVERAAAVSTG
- a CDS encoding redoxin domain-containing protein, with the protein product MLRCLLKLLPRLLILGMVPGLARAAERVPIRDLAFLDVQGQVIHPADNNTARAVVLVFLSPECPICNQYTPELNHLREAYPPAVEIYGVVADPSLRRAAIARHAAEYKLSFPLVVDTTGELAAACRPTHVPEAFVLTPRGEMAYRGRIDDQYAAPGRRNAQVSHRELADAIDAVLAGRAPAVAQTDPIGCRFESARVERPVTYAREIAPILHARCAQCHRPGEVAPFSLLTYQDAAKRAEFISQLTQERRMPPWLARPGQVEFLHARRLTDRELELLEAWAKAGAPEGDAEDAPPVPEFSTGWPLGEPDLVLTMPEPFEVPAEAADIFRFFVIPIDLPEDKVVAAVDFRPGNPKVVHHAILYLDASGVARQLDANDPQPGYEGFLTGGFRPSGSLGFWAPGYSPRFLPPGVGQRLSQGSDLAMQLHYHPSGKAETDQSQVAIYFAKQPVERYLSGVAIVDFDVNIPPGEARHKMEHSFTTPVPLEVLDVTPHMHVLGTEMRLTATLPDGQTQPLVWVDWNFNWQEQYTYAEPVHLPAGTRLDLEAWFDNSSGNPYNPNQPPQRIVFGEETNDEMSICALRVLESTDPAEKKLLRQALSRNMQQQLNDPRVMLNVMQFISRGGGSEKKDPASLLKALRVDEE
- a CDS encoding tetratricopeptide repeat protein, which gives rise to MSPSWARRVSEAAAAALLYALATFVVAVIFVGDPLMPLVGGGDTNQFEYASVHFAQHLRFAPWPQMQLFSNDVFYPYGVKHVFETWAFERDYLVGFLWQWVGPGPWIKWHWLAGLFIGAAGMYLLARQRVGWLQAVVFGFLVSFANFYLFLKYPDHICYAACHWATLAIVVDHLFVRAALVEGRLSAPLLALRAMLTLLALGHDLAYTAATSLLSLGVHGAWIVGWLVAQFVRGAAARSTARAALAGLVGGLRRPSLAMLVVGIVTLKGIYFYVPLAAQLAYESSNFPHHADQQVLADLRTIVLDPVHLARIALPYFPHWNPREPHLIFRDNPEQPGMGSVGWLFLILAGAGLWRDRRWLVVYAPTLALLLLCLTFSPYFQALKLLPWMQFTRICGRATSLYPAMLLVCALGWRWSWPRTIGHWGIAAALLALGGVEFVVGHRLSSEWSRQPSVGPEFYEFMDVVRQSPGEAVLDWPFCITGGSGTWATLNSFYATDATFSTYRRFHGKQAMGHYFGRLLPTQVRSYLEAGWDQLLMPARKVIYQPNHQQRSFDATQWEFFTEFYELNDFCGLVLHVDRLAPGDEAEFIRRFGEPTASTNLPWAGKLLFIPKPAEQRARVDRVRGRELKLRTAPVYQYCGTWCLADGDWQQAIDYFEQALALEPDRVDAILGIVTAQTQLGNAAAAEEYLQRAQRASQPASMP
- a CDS encoding DJ-1/PfpI family protein, whose translation is MSALRLPAVVVVVLALAASARAAEGDVPEATKPGDQQPVKTLGILLYKGFELLDVYGPAEVFGTQRNRLRVVMVAEQAGPVESTQGPKSVADYGFADCPKLDYLLVPGGFGTIPQLKNDVLLAWLRERAGEAEIMMSVCSGSALLAKAGLLDGKRATSNKQYFQMAVAQSDQVEWVKQARWVDAGDRVTSSGVSAGIDMALHVVARLYGEETAERVADGIEHTWNRDPDNDPFAKFAK